In the Nothobranchius furzeri strain GRZ-AD chromosome 15, NfurGRZ-RIMD1, whole genome shotgun sequence genome, one interval contains:
- the cox4i2 gene encoding cytochrome c oxidase subunit 4 isoform 2, mitochondrial: protein MLRLTSGRLGSLLARRTSVMSASSSRMASHEVSDTVDMSRPMYCDRLDIPLPDKPYRDVLTDAEESLKQKEKGPWSQLSREEKIALYRLSFCQTYAEMKKPTGEWKTVIGGIFFFVGFTGLVVWWQRIYVYPPRPRTFDPEWQAMQLQRMLDMRVNPIQGFSAKWDYEKGQWK from the exons ATGCTGCGTTTGACCTCAGGACGTCTAGGGAGTCTGCTGGCCAGGAGGACGAGCGTCATGTCCGCCAGCAGCAGCAGGATGGCGAGCCATG AGGTGTCAGACACGGTGGACATGTCTCGGCCGATGTACTGCGACCGTCTGGACATCCCTCTGCCGGACAAACCTTACAGAGATGTCCTGACGGATGCTGAGGAGAGCCTGAAACAGAAGGAGAAAGGACCCTGGAGCCAGCTGAGCAGAGAGGAGAAGATCGCCT TGTATCGGCTCTCGTTCTGCCAGACCTACGCGGAGATGAAGAAGCCGACTGGAGAGTGGAAGACTGTCATCGGTGGCATTTTCTTCTTCGTGGGCTTCACTGGCCTGGTGGTCTGGTGGCAGAGAATCTACG TCTACCCCCCTCGCCCCAGGACCTTTGATCCCGAGTGGCAGGCCATGCAGCTGCAGAGGATGTTGGACATGAGGGTCAATCCAATCCAGGGCTTCTCCGCCAAGTGGGACTATGAGAAGGGTCAGTGGAAGTGA